The DNA region ATCTATTCGACTTTGGTGTTGATGATGACTTTGCTGATGCGGTGGTTGCCCTGCATTAGAAGTGGAACCAAAAGCACCTGATCAGATGGGTATTGAAGAGCCTGAAATCCCTAAGAATGAATTAGGCAATGAAGATGTTATTGAGGCAGATCCTGTTGGCATGATTCCTGGCATACATGGTGATTATCAATGCATTTTCACCCACACCCTCACTTAAAACCAAGCTACTCGCTACATGATGGTAAAAATTTATGTTATCCATTTTGTTTGAATTAATTAGGGTTTTCATATTGAAtagaattttttaatatttcatccCTAATGCAATTGTCTTCACTTACTCCTACTGAAAATAATCAATTACTCGTATTGCCTGCGGAGCTCCAACAACCACAAGGTGTCTTGACAAGAGCTCGTAGTGCTTTACTAATGGGCAAAAGGCTGGGATTGGTGTATGAATGCACCGATGATGAAGCTTTGAGAGGGATAGAAGATCAGATTTCAGCTCGCCAATAAGGTGCATGTACTGATCTATAATGCTCAGAACGTGGGTTTCATGGAATGTTAGGGGTTTGAGGAAGTCGCTGAAGAGAAAAGCGGTCAAGTTAGCTCTCAGTAAGTCAAAACCTGACTTGATTCTGCTACAAGAAACGAAGTTGAACTCTGACAAAGAGGAGGAAATTCAATCATGGGCTTCAACCATGGATATGGAATATGTTGCGGTTCATGTCGTGGGAGCAGCGGGTGGGCTACTCACAATGTGGCGCAGTTCCTCATTCAATGTTATTAGTGTGAACAAAGGGCCTCAGTTCATCATTCTCCAGGTACAATTCGCTGATGCTGCTGATTTTGTCTGGGTGGTAAATGTTTATGGACCAAACTTGGATGAGGAGAGGAGAGAGGAGTTGGGAGCTAATTTAGAAAATTGTGTGGGAGCTCTGATTCTGGGTGGTGATTTTAATGCCACCCTTGTTGACTCGGAGAGAAAAGGGCAAGGAAATAGTAGACCAGCTGACGCTTCATTCAAATCCTTTGTGGAAAGCCTAGACTTAATTGACTTACCCATGGCAAATGGAGAGTTCACATGGAGCAGCTCTAGAAACGATGGTTTGTTCAGTAAATTAGATCGCTGGCTTTTGAACGATGCAGCTATTATCCACTTCGATGGTACCACTCAAACAGTGGAGGATTGGGGTGTTTCCGACCATAGGGCTATCTCAATTTCCTTGGGCTCCACTGATTTTGGACCTAAACCATTATGTTTCTTTAATTGCTGGTTGATGGAAGAAGGCTTTAAACAGATGGTAGAGGAATGGTGGTGTTCCGCTGTGGTAGAGGGATGGTCTGGCTTTGCTCTCATGAAAAAACTAAAAGGGCTTAGAGATAGAATCCGCAATTGGAAGAAATCAAGAGGGGCGTGGGGATCTACTAAGATTAGTACTCTTTAGGAAAGACTTCATGAGGTGATGGAGAGGATGGAGGTGGAGGGGTCCAATGATGACTTGAGAAGAAGTAGGTTGGATACCCATAATCATTTATGGAGGGAATATAGAGCTGAGAAGAGCCGATGGCTTCAAAAGGCTAGAATCCCCTGGCTAAAGGTTGGAGACCGTAATTCCAGCTTCTTTCACAAAGTGTACAAAGTGAGGGCCTCAAGAAAGAGACTGGAGAACATTAATTACAATGGAGTGAAATTGAATAATCCTGGTGACATCAAGCATGTTGTATTCTCTCATTTTCATAACTTCTTTAAGCAAGAAATGAGAACAAATGCCTCCTTCAAATGTATAAACATGAAGAGATTGAAAGTCATGGACAGAGATATGCTAGAGGAGGAATTTTCTGAGGAAGAGATATGGGAGACTATTAAAGGCTGTGATGGAAACAGGTCCCCAGGTCCCGATGGATTCAATCTAACCTTCTTTAAAGAATTCTGGTCCCTCATCAAAGGTGACATTGTTAAGGTATTTCACGAGTTTCATGCTAATGGGAAATTTGTGCGAGGTCTGAACGCGGCTTTTATTACCTTGATCCCAAAGACTGCCAATCCTAGTTCTATGGGGGATTTCAGACCTATAAGCTTGATTGGATCCACATACAAGCTAATTGCCATGGTGCTTGCTAACAGATTACAGAATGTTATGCCATCCTCTTAACAGAAAATCAATTCTCCTTCACCAGGGGACGCCAGATTGCTGACTGCATTTTTTTAGCGAATGAGGTGGTTGATTCAATGAGAAAACGAGATGGCGAGGGCCTCTTGCTAAAGCTTGATTTTGCTAAAGCGTATGACAACATTGATTGGAAATTCCTACTAAATATGCTAACAGAGATGGGATTTGGACAGAGATGGATTAAATGGATTCAGGGCTGCGTGTCTACCGCAACCTTAGCTGTTTTGGTAAATGGATCACCTACGGATTTTTTTGCAATAGAAAAGGGCTTAAGACAAGGCGACCCGCTTTCCCCTCTTCTATTTAATTTATGCGTGAACGCCCTCTCTTGTATGCTGAATCTGCTACTTGCTGAAGAGAATCCTTGTGGCTTCTCCATTGTCAATGGTCTCGCTATCAACC from Lotus japonicus ecotype B-129 chromosome 2, LjGifu_v1.2 includes:
- the LOC130736112 gene encoding secreted RxLR effector protein 78-like gives rise to the protein MRKRDGEGLLLKLDFAKAYDNIDWKFLLNMLTEMGFGQRWIKWIQGCVSTATLAVLVNGSPTDFFAIEKGLRQGDPLSPLLFNLCVNALSCMLNLLLAEENPCGFSIVNGLAINHLQFANDTLVFCEDDASQLGRISDALEAFLWASGLKVNF